The following proteins are encoded in a genomic region of Triticum dicoccoides isolate Atlit2015 ecotype Zavitan chromosome 1B, WEW_v2.0, whole genome shotgun sequence:
- the LOC119317224 gene encoding E3 ubiquitin-protein ligase XB3-like, translated as MGHGVSCARTGDEHDFFRAAQLGDLDALGALLAADASLARRATLYDRLSPLHIAAANGRLEALSMFLDRGAQPDAVDRHKQTPLMLAAMHGKIGCVLKLLQAGANILMFDSVHARTCLHHAAYYGHVDCLDAILSTARTTPVAGSWGFARFVNVRDDHGATPLHLAARQGRPGCVQVLLENGAIVSALTGSYGFPGSTSLHLAARSGDLDCIRKLLAWGADRLQRDSAGRIPYVVAHKRNHGACAALLNPSSAEPMVWPSPLKFISELDPEAKALLEAALLEANREREKKILKDAKCSPQSPLQYDDDHIDDDMFSEVSDTELCCICFDQACTIEVQDCGHQMCAPCTLALCCHNKPNPATLTMPSPACPFCRGSISRLVVARAQTADGGDTDRPASPQLAHRRSRRSHNLSEGSSSFKGLSSAISKIARGSSRIAESDGAAMDKPEHDP; from the exons ATGGGGCACGGGGTGAGCTGCGCGCGCACCGGCGACGAGCACGACTTCTTCCGCGCGGCGCAGCTCGGGGACCTCGACGCCCTGGGCGCGCTCCTCGCCGCCGACGCCTCCCTCGCCCGCCGCGCCACCCTCTACGACCGCCTCTCCCCGCtccacatcgccgccgccaatGGCCGCCTCGAG GCGCTCTCCATGTTCCTGGATCGCGGGGCGCAGCCGGACGCCGTGGATCGGCACAAGCAG ACTCCCCTGATGCTCGCCGCCATGCACGGCAAGATCGGCTGCGTGCTCAAGCTCCTCCAGGCCGGCGCAAAC ATCTTGATGTTCGACTCGGTGCACGCGCGGACCTGCCTCCACCACGCGGCCTACTACGGCCACGTCGACTGCCTGGACGCCATCCTCTCCACGGCGCGGACCACGCCGGTGGCCGGCTCATG GGGGTTCGCCCGGTTCGTCAATGTCAGGGACGACCACGGCGCCACGCCGCTGCACCTCGCGGCCAGGCAGGGCCGGCCGGGCTGCGTGCAGGTGCTGCTGGAGAACGGCGCCATCGTGTCGGCATTGACCGGATCATACGG CTTCCCTGGTAGCACGTCGCTGCATTTGGCCGCTCGCAGCGGGGACTTGGATTGCATCCGGAAGCTGCTTGCCTGGGGAGCTGATCGGCTCCAAAGGGACTCTGCCGG GAGAATTCCCTATGTGGTGGCACATAAGCGCAACCATGGGGCATGTGCGGCATTGCTGAACCCTTCCTCGGCGGAGCCTATGGTCTGGCCTTCCCCGCTCAAGTTCATCAGCGAGCTCGACCCGGAAGCCAAGGCTCTGCTGGAAGCCGCCCTGTTGGAAGCCAACAGGGAGAGGGAGAAGAAGATCTTGAAGGACGCAAAGTGCTCGCCGCAGTCCCCTTTGCAATACGATGATGATCACATCGACGACGACATGTTCTCGGAG GTGAGCGACACGGAGCTGTGCTGCATCTGCTTCGACCAGGCGTGCACCATCGAGGTGCAGGACTGCGGGCACCAGATGTGCGCGCCGTGCACGCTGGCGCTGTGCTGCCACAACAAGCCCAACCCGGCGACCCTGACAATGCCCTCGCCGGCCTGCCCGTTCTGCCGCGGCAGCATCTCGCGGCTGGTGGTGGCCCGTGCACAGACAGCAGACGGCGGCGACACCGACAGGCCAGCCTCCCCGCAGCTCGCGCACCGGCGGTCCCGGCGCTCCCACAACCTCAGTGagggcagcagcagcttcaaggggCTGTCCTCGGCCATCTCCAAGATCGCCCGCGGCTCGAGCCGGATTGCCGAGAGCGACGGCGCTGCCATGGATAAGCCCGAGCACGATCCGTGA